A DNA window from Engraulis encrasicolus isolate BLACKSEA-1 chromosome 3, IST_EnEncr_1.0, whole genome shotgun sequence contains the following coding sequences:
- the LOC134446532 gene encoding uncharacterized protein LOC134446532: MNPAATKIGNITRLTVGERNVNHTNRTILFVGETGGGKSTLVNTLVNYAMGVTWEDEVWFKIVKEEQKKQSESQTLDIIVYELFGFEGQVLPFSLTLIDTPGYGATQGTREDDIVTARLYDLFQSPDGVEEIAAVALVVQASTNRLSDRLRYIFNSVMSLFGKDMEKNIILLISNSDGMTPTNVFTALKEANVKFAKNEKNQPINFLFNNCQDKHRTEEDEDALEFAFKISRKGMTGFKNFLKTNKPQNVEESRKVLRERSRLTACIQNLQARIDCIALKQTEIKQTRESVKKCDKGMQEFVFVLDEVYKEEEPIGSGWWVLGLFNDGATRCTHCKENCHYPGCIFAPSAGKCEVMKRGRCTSYTNKCPVSCHVKDKKMYVTKTRRVKMTVKEVEEKYGLHIEEHKTSKERNLSLLEYLEKQLRDLKHNMSQLLDEAFHHVVRLDEIALITNSLSTHVHLDGLIKVMKEEGEEDKAKRLEEVQKQLDKGLLGAMNYMRKS, translated from the coding sequence ATGAACCCAGCCGCAACCAAGATTGGAAACATCACACGTCTGACTGTTGGAGAAAGAAACGTAAATCACACCAACAGGACCATCTTATTTGTGGGTGAAACAGGAGGTGGAAAGTCTACTCTGGTCAACACTCTGGTGAACTACGCCATGGGAGTGACCTGGGAGGATGAAGTTTGGTTTAAGATCGTAAAAGAAGAGCAAAAAAAGCAATCTGAGAGTCAGACATTAGATATAATCGTGTATGAATTATTTGGTTTTGAGGGCCAAGTTTTGCCCTTCTCTCTAACCCTCATTGATACCCCTGGATATGGAGCCACCCAGGGGACCAGAGAAGACGACATTGTTACTGCAAGATTATATGATTTGTTTCAATCACCAGATGGAGTTGAAGAAATTGCTGCAGTGGCTTTGGTGGTGCAGGCATCGACTAATCGTCTGAGTGACAGACTGCGGTACATCTTCAATTCTGTGATGTCTCTGTTCGGAAAAGACATGGAGAAAAACATCATATTGCTCATCTCAAACTCTGATGGCATGACACCTACTAATGTGTTTACAGCTCTGAAGGAAGCAAATGTTAAATTTGCCAAGAATGAGAAGAATCAACCAATTAACTTCCTCTTCAACAATTGCCAGGACAAACACCGAACAGAAGAGGATGAAGATGCTTTGGAGTTTGCTTTCAAAATATCAAGAAAAGGAATGACTGGATTTAAAAACTTTTTGAAAACTAACAAACCCCAAAATGTTGAGGAATCTAGAAAAGTGTTGAGAGAGCGCAGCAGACTAACTGCCTGCATCCAAAATCTGCAAGCAAGAATTGATTGCATTGCATTAAAACAAACAGAAATCAAGCAGACTCGGGAGTCTGTGAAGAAATGTGACAAAGGAATGCAAGAATTCGTCTTTGTACTTGATGAGGTCTACAAAGAAGAGGAACCTATTGGAAGTGGGTGGTGGGTTTTGGGGTTGTTTAATGATGGGGCCACCCGCTGCACTCACTGCAAAGAAAATTGCCACTATCCTGGTTGTATATTTGCCCCGAGTGCTGGAAAGTGTGAAGTTATGAAGCGTGGAAGGTGTACTTCATACACAAACAAGTGTCCAGTGTCTTGTCATGTGAAAGATAAGAAGATGTACGTGACCAAGACAAGACGAGTGAAGATGACGGTGAAAGAGGTTGAAGAGAAGTATGGCCTCCATATAGAAGAGCATAAAACAAGCAAGGAGAGAAATTTGAGCCTTTTGGAATATCTTGAGAAGCAACTAAGAGACCTGAAACACAACATGTCACAGCTACTGGATGAGGCCTTTCATCATGTTGTCAGGCTGGATGAGATCGCTCTGATCACTAATTCACTGTCTACTCATGTCCACTTGGATGGCCTGATTAAGGTgatgaaggaggagggagaagaagacaaGGCCAAGAGATTAGAGGAGGTTCAGAAACAACTAGATAAAGGACTTCTAGGAGCAATGAATTACATGAGAAAGTCATGA